One window from the genome of Candidatus Deferrimicrobium sp. encodes:
- a CDS encoding acetyl-CoA C-acyltransferase produces MAKAYIIASVRTAVGRAYKGSLKDTRPDDLGAAAIRAALDRVPNLNPARIDDVVLGCAMPEAEQGMNVARICALKAGVQDSVPAMTINRFCSSGLQSIAMAAERILAGFADVVVAGGTESMTMVPMGGNKPSFNPELIDNRPEVYLPMGLTAEEVARRYKVTREDQDQFAYHSHRKALAAIRDGKFREEIVPVGTALFQQKDGGPLVRKEIVFDTDDGPRADTTIEALSKLKPAFDAKGTVTAGNSSQMSDGAAVAIVVSERILKELGVEPMARFLGFAVAGVAPEVMGIGPIAAIPKLMKRLRMKLNRVDLIELNEAFAAQSLPVIRELSLDPDKVNVNGGAIALGHPLGCTGAKLTASLLHEMKRRNASLGLVSMCIGGGMGAAGLFERA; encoded by the coding sequence ATGGCGAAGGCATATATCATCGCTTCGGTGCGCACGGCGGTGGGCAGGGCGTACAAGGGAAGCCTGAAGGACACCCGCCCGGACGATCTTGGCGCAGCGGCGATCCGCGCGGCGCTGGACCGGGTGCCGAACCTCAACCCGGCGCGCATCGACGACGTGGTCCTCGGCTGCGCGATGCCCGAGGCGGAGCAGGGGATGAACGTCGCCCGTATCTGCGCACTGAAGGCGGGGGTGCAGGACAGCGTCCCCGCGATGACGATCAACCGGTTCTGCTCCTCGGGGCTGCAGTCGATCGCGATGGCGGCGGAGAGGATCCTCGCGGGGTTCGCCGACGTGGTCGTGGCCGGCGGCACCGAGTCGATGACGATGGTCCCCATGGGCGGCAACAAGCCTTCCTTCAACCCGGAGCTGATCGACAACCGGCCCGAGGTCTATCTGCCGATGGGGCTGACCGCCGAGGAGGTCGCCCGCCGTTACAAGGTGACGCGGGAAGACCAGGACCAGTTCGCCTACCATAGCCATCGCAAGGCGCTCGCGGCGATCCGGGACGGCAAGTTCCGCGAGGAGATCGTCCCGGTCGGCACGGCGCTGTTCCAGCAGAAGGACGGCGGGCCGCTCGTTCGCAAGGAGATCGTCTTCGACACGGACGACGGTCCGCGCGCCGACACGACGATCGAGGCGCTTTCGAAGCTCAAGCCCGCCTTCGACGCAAAAGGCACCGTGACGGCGGGGAACTCCTCCCAGATGAGCGACGGCGCGGCCGTCGCGATCGTCGTCTCCGAAAGGATTCTGAAGGAGCTCGGTGTGGAGCCGATGGCGCGCTTCCTCGGGTTCGCCGTCGCCGGCGTGGCCCCCGAGGTGATGGGGATCGGCCCGATCGCGGCGATCCCGAAGCTCATGAAGCGGCTTCGGATGAAGCTCAACCGGGTCGACCTGATCGAGCTGAACGAGGCGTTCGCCGCGCAGTCCCTCCCCGTGATCCGGGAGCTGTCGCTCGACCCCGACAAGGTGAATGTGAACGGCGGCGCGATCGCCCTTGGCCACCCGTTGGGGTGCACAGGGGCAAAGCTGACCGCATCGCTTCTCCATGAAATGAAGCGCCGCAACGCTTCCCTTGGCCTCGTCTCAATGTGCATCGGCGGCGGGATGGGCGCCGCGGGGCTCTTCGAGCGCGCCTAG
- the hemW gene encoding radical SAM family heme chaperone HemW has product MRGIYVHVPFCVRKCGYCDFYSVAGVEEERDRYPALVEREMDLLLRAFPGEASVTADTVYFGGGTPTVLGPDRLNRLLAAIRSRLPVTENAEVTTEANPGTVTGADFVRLREGGFNRVSLGVQSFRRDTLAALGRIHSVEDVRTAYQDARRAGFSSVGIDLIFGNPGQREAEWQEDLDLAVTFLPDHVSAYALAPEPGTPIHEAIADGGIALPDDDSVARMYAAAMKTLREAGYRHYEISNFCRPGKECRHNLKYWRREGYLGLGPSAHGLLFPGESAPFGLRTANPPSLPDYHGALSDGRLPWGSPRVCDREDAWKESLIFGLRMADGVSSPSIEKKNGPPPEPVRGAVEHLIGSGLLLRDGDRLRLPERHWFVSNEVLQRLA; this is encoded by the coding sequence ATGCGAGGGATCTACGTACACGTTCCATTCTGCGTCCGCAAGTGCGGGTATTGCGATTTCTACTCCGTCGCTGGCGTGGAGGAGGAGCGCGACCGGTATCCCGCGCTCGTGGAGCGGGAGATGGACCTTCTCCTGCGCGCGTTCCCCGGTGAAGCGAGCGTCACGGCGGACACCGTGTATTTTGGAGGGGGAACGCCGACGGTCCTCGGGCCGGACCGGCTCAACCGGCTGCTCGCGGCGATCCGGTCGCGCCTTCCCGTAACGGAGAACGCCGAGGTCACTACGGAGGCGAATCCGGGGACGGTGACCGGCGCCGATTTCGTCCGGCTGCGGGAAGGCGGCTTCAATCGCGTGAGTCTCGGCGTCCAGTCGTTCCGGCGGGATACCCTTGCCGCCCTGGGCCGGATCCACTCCGTGGAAGACGTCCGCACGGCGTACCAGGACGCGCGCAGGGCGGGGTTTTCCTCCGTGGGGATCGACCTCATCTTCGGAAACCCCGGCCAGAGGGAGGCGGAATGGCAAGAGGACCTCGACCTCGCCGTGACCTTCCTGCCCGACCATGTGTCGGCCTACGCATTGGCGCCGGAACCCGGCACTCCGATCCACGAAGCGATCGCCGACGGCGGGATCGCCCTGCCCGATGATGACTCCGTCGCCCGGATGTACGCGGCGGCGATGAAAACCTTGAGAGAGGCGGGATACCGTCACTACGAGATCTCCAACTTCTGCCGGCCGGGGAAGGAGTGCCGCCACAACCTGAAATATTGGCGCAGGGAAGGGTATCTCGGACTCGGCCCCTCGGCACATGGGCTGCTGTTCCCGGGGGAATCCGCGCCGTTCGGTTTGCGGACGGCGAACCCGCCCTCGCTGCCCGACTACCACGGGGCGTTAAGCGATGGACGACTGCCATGGGGATCCCCCCGTGTCTGCGATCGCGAGGACGCGTGGAAGGAGTCGCTCATCTTCGGGCTGCGGATGGCGGATGGGGTGTCGTCCCCCTCCATCGAAAAAAAGAACGGCCCCCCGCCCGAACCGGTGCGGGGGGCCGTGGAACATCTGATCGGATCCGGCTTGTTGCTACGGGATGGAGATCGGCTCCGGCTCCCGGAACGGCACTGGTTCGTCTCGAACGAGGTGCTTCAGCGACTGGCGTGA
- a CDS encoding HD domain-containing phosphohydrolase, giving the protein MKFERRVRVGIRLKLFGFLLPIAFLLVGSVTWTVTEVTKDTLRRDLLQRGAAISRVVALSAGHSLLANDPLGLDRLVSETKASDPDIAFVSIRDTSDIVVAHDRVTERGKPFRPVPPLLSRGTFGDTRADEVNRDGRRIIEYTSPISFAGRRVGIASLGLSMEGLATAQRSIQQRIFAAAAVILVAAFFGTMLLSSFITTPVKRLHQGVLSLAGSETFQPVAARSSDELGALTRNFNRMAEVNIAQKTALQKKAVQLEEAYISMVRVIAASLDARDPYTMGHSTRVARMACALGRCLEMDEAELSNLEREAIFHDIGKIQTPDDVLLKGERLSRAEEEQMKSHAVDGTEILRMAPFLQRYIPVVRAHHEWYNGEGYPDGIKGDEIPLHAQLIALADAFDAMTTDRPYRQALSTEEAIDEILQFRGTQFAPELADAFAKMMREMPPMDETVLKSMAL; this is encoded by the coding sequence ATGAAATTCGAACGGCGGGTCAGGGTAGGGATCCGCCTGAAACTGTTCGGGTTCCTGCTCCCCATCGCCTTCCTCCTGGTCGGCTCCGTGACCTGGACGGTCACGGAGGTGACCAAGGACACCCTGCGCCGCGACCTGCTTCAGCGGGGCGCCGCGATCTCCCGCGTGGTGGCGCTCTCCGCGGGACACTCCCTGCTGGCGAACGATCCATTGGGACTGGACCGTCTGGTATCGGAAACCAAGGCGAGCGATCCCGACATCGCCTTCGTCTCCATCCGGGACACCTCCGACATCGTGGTAGCCCACGACCGGGTGACGGAGAGGGGAAAACCGTTCCGCCCCGTTCCTCCGCTCCTTTCGCGGGGAACGTTCGGCGACACGCGGGCGGACGAGGTGAATCGCGACGGACGGCGTATCATCGAATACACATCCCCGATCTCCTTCGCGGGCCGGCGTGTAGGAATCGCGTCCCTCGGGCTCTCCATGGAGGGACTCGCGACCGCGCAGCGGTCGATTCAGCAGCGGATCTTCGCGGCGGCGGCGGTCATCCTGGTGGCCGCCTTCTTCGGGACAATGCTGCTTTCGTCGTTCATCACCACCCCGGTGAAGCGGCTCCACCAGGGGGTTCTCTCCCTCGCGGGCAGCGAGACGTTCCAGCCCGTCGCGGCGCGCTCCTCCGACGAACTGGGCGCTCTCACACGGAACTTCAACCGGATGGCGGAGGTGAACATCGCCCAGAAGACCGCCCTGCAGAAGAAGGCGGTTCAGCTTGAGGAAGCGTACATCAGCATGGTCCGTGTCATCGCCGCGTCGCTGGACGCGAGGGACCCGTACACGATGGGGCACTCCACCCGTGTGGCGCGGATGGCGTGCGCGCTGGGGCGCTGCCTCGAAATGGACGAGGCGGAACTTTCCAACCTGGAGCGGGAGGCAATCTTCCACGACATCGGAAAGATCCAGACCCCCGACGACGTCCTCCTCAAGGGGGAGCGCCTGTCGCGCGCCGAGGAAGAGCAGATGAAAAGCCACGCCGTCGACGGAACGGAGATTCTCCGGATGGCCCCGTTCCTGCAGCGGTACATTCCCGTGGTGCGCGCCCACCACGAGTGGTACAACGGGGAGGGGTATCCGGACGGGATCAAGGGGGACGAGATCCCGCTCCACGCCCAGCTCATCGCGCTGGCCGACGCCTTCGACGCGATGACCACCGACCGGCCATACCGGCAGGCGCTTTCGACGGAGGAGGCGATCGACGAGATCCTGCAGTTCCGCGGAACGCAGTTCGCCCCGGAGCTGGCGGACGCCTTCGCGAAGATGATGCGGGAGATGCCGCCGATGGACGAAACCGTATTGAAGAGCATGGCGCTTTGA
- a CDS encoding 3-hydroxyacyl-CoA dehydrogenase/enoyl-CoA hydratase family protein gives MFPKIRKVAVLGAGVMGSGIAAHLANAGISCLMLDIVPPALSDDDKKKGVTEKSSAFRNRFALKGLEAIRKSRPSLIYSQKDLARIAIGNFDDDLAKIAECDWVVEVVVENLKIKQALYEKIEALWRPGIVVSSNTSGISIAQMMEGRGKEFRSHFLVTHFFNPVRYMKLLEMVAGKDTDPAIFSGIADFGERVLGKGIVYGKDTPNFVGNRVGVFAMMHAMHAMIEDGLTIEEVDKILGPAMGRPKSAAFGTADLVGLDTLLHVSDNVYANLKEDPDRERFLPPPFVKEMAKRGLLGRKSGAGFFKMEGKGDTKRKYVLDYDALEYRPAEKVSLPSLDAAKGEEDTGARIRKVISGDDKAAKYAWKVLSDTLLYSAKRIPEIAADVVNVDNAMKWGFNWALGPFETWDAIGLSDSVARMEAEGKAIPANVKKLLASGAASFYRRREGTIEFFDFASGGYLPVPLSPNIILLPSLAERKKEIRRNAGASLYDIGDGVLCVEFHTKMNTIDADIAAMLMQGVDLAEKEFAGLVIANHAEHFCAGANLMLVFLEAQNKQFGNIETMVKGFQDACMRLRYSERPVVAAPAGMALGGGTEICLAADRVRAAAETYMGLVEVGVGLLPAGGGLKEMAIRHLEGIPEGVAADPLPFLRKAFETVGMAKVSTSAKEARELGFLRATDRITLQRDFLIQDAKNTVLAMNKEGYEMPERRSIALPGRSALPTFAYGLYTMKAAGQISEHDEKIGRKIASVLTGGDVPPGTKRTEQELLDLEREAFLSLCGEEKTQARIQFMLMKGKPLRN, from the coding sequence ATGTTTCCGAAAATCCGCAAGGTGGCCGTGCTCGGGGCCGGAGTGATGGGTTCCGGGATCGCGGCGCACCTGGCCAACGCCGGCATCTCCTGCCTGATGCTCGATATCGTCCCCCCGGCGCTCTCCGACGACGATAAAAAGAAGGGGGTGACGGAGAAGAGTTCCGCTTTCCGGAACCGATTCGCCCTGAAGGGGCTGGAGGCGATCCGGAAGAGCCGGCCTTCCCTCATCTATTCGCAGAAGGATCTGGCGCGGATCGCGATCGGCAATTTCGACGACGACCTCGCGAAAATCGCGGAGTGCGACTGGGTCGTCGAGGTGGTGGTCGAGAACCTGAAGATCAAGCAGGCGCTCTACGAGAAAATCGAGGCGCTCTGGAGGCCGGGGATCGTCGTCTCCTCGAACACCTCCGGAATCTCGATCGCGCAGATGATGGAAGGGCGTGGGAAGGAATTCCGCAGCCACTTCCTCGTTACCCACTTCTTCAACCCCGTCAGGTATATGAAGCTGCTCGAGATGGTGGCGGGGAAAGACACCGACCCCGCGATCTTTTCCGGTATCGCCGACTTCGGCGAGAGGGTCCTCGGAAAGGGGATCGTCTACGGAAAGGATACACCGAATTTCGTCGGGAACCGGGTCGGGGTCTTCGCGATGATGCATGCGATGCACGCGATGATCGAGGACGGGCTGACCATCGAGGAGGTGGACAAGATCCTCGGGCCCGCGATGGGGCGTCCCAAATCGGCCGCCTTTGGCACCGCCGACCTCGTGGGCCTCGACACGCTTCTCCACGTCTCCGACAACGTGTACGCGAATCTCAAGGAGGATCCGGACCGCGAGCGGTTCCTTCCGCCCCCCTTCGTGAAGGAGATGGCGAAGCGCGGCCTGCTGGGCCGCAAATCCGGGGCCGGCTTCTTCAAGATGGAGGGGAAGGGGGACACGAAGCGGAAGTACGTTCTCGACTACGACGCGCTGGAGTATCGTCCGGCGGAAAAGGTTTCCCTCCCGTCCCTCGACGCGGCGAAGGGCGAGGAGGACACGGGGGCGCGGATCAGAAAAGTGATCTCCGGGGACGACAAGGCGGCGAAGTACGCCTGGAAGGTGCTCTCCGATACGCTGCTGTATTCCGCGAAGCGGATCCCCGAGATCGCCGCCGACGTTGTCAACGTCGACAACGCCATGAAGTGGGGATTCAACTGGGCTCTCGGCCCCTTCGAGACGTGGGACGCGATCGGGCTGTCCGACTCGGTGGCCAGAATGGAGGCCGAGGGGAAGGCGATCCCGGCGAACGTGAAAAAGTTGCTCGCATCCGGCGCCGCGTCGTTCTATCGACGGAGGGAGGGAACGATCGAGTTCTTCGATTTCGCTTCCGGAGGCTACCTGCCGGTTCCTCTTTCCCCGAACATCATCCTTCTCCCGTCCCTTGCGGAGCGGAAAAAGGAGATCCGGCGGAACGCGGGGGCGTCGCTCTACGACATCGGCGACGGGGTGCTGTGCGTTGAGTTCCACACGAAGATGAACACCATCGACGCCGACATCGCCGCCATGCTGATGCAGGGCGTCGATCTGGCGGAGAAGGAGTTCGCGGGACTGGTCATCGCCAACCACGCGGAGCATTTCTGCGCCGGGGCGAACCTGATGCTTGTCTTCCTCGAGGCGCAGAACAAGCAGTTCGGCAACATCGAAACGATGGTCAAGGGGTTCCAGGACGCGTGCATGCGGCTGCGGTACTCGGAACGTCCGGTCGTGGCGGCACCCGCGGGGATGGCGCTGGGCGGCGGCACCGAGATCTGTCTAGCGGCCGACCGGGTCCGTGCGGCGGCGGAGACGTACATGGGACTGGTCGAGGTGGGCGTAGGGCTTCTGCCTGCAGGCGGGGGCTTGAAGGAGATGGCGATCCGCCACCTCGAGGGGATCCCGGAAGGGGTCGCCGCGGACCCGCTCCCGTTCCTGCGCAAGGCATTCGAAACGGTCGGGATGGCGAAAGTCTCCACATCGGCGAAGGAGGCCCGCGAGCTCGGCTTCCTGCGCGCCACGGACCGGATCACCCTCCAGCGCGACTTCCTGATCCAGGACGCGAAGAACACCGTGCTGGCGATGAACAAGGAAGGGTACGAGATGCCCGAGCGGCGGAGCATCGCCCTCCCCGGGCGGTCCGCCCTCCCGACGTTCGCCTACGGGCTGTACACGATGAAGGCGGCGGGGCAGATCAGCGAGCACGACGAGAAGATCGGGCGGAAGATCGCCTCCGTGCTGACGGGCGGGGACGTCCCCCCGGGGACGAAACGGACCGAACAGGAGCTGCTCGACCTGGAGCGCGAGGCGTTCCTCTCCCTCTGCGGCGAGGAGAAGACCCAGGCGCGGATCCAGTTCATGCTGATGAAGGGGAAGCCGCTCCGGAACTGA
- a CDS encoding acyl-CoA dehydrogenase family protein → MTTGEKILHGGGYLIEDATPETVFTPEDFSEEQLQLADTTDQFLREKVLPHVEKLENHDFELMVKLLRQFGELGLLMIDAPEEYGGLDLPKTTSMLAAEKASIYGGFSVAYTAHSGIGTLPLVYYGTKEQKERYLGKIITGEWLAAYCLTEPDSGSDALGAKATATLTPDGKHYLLNGTKQFITNGSFADLYTVFAKIDRQQFTAFLVERTFEGVKPGPQEKKLGIRGSSTTSLILEDAKVPVENVLGEIGKGHKIAFNVLNVGRLKLGACVTGAGKFAFADGVRYANLRKQFGVTIGTFGAIREKIADTAAALFTSEALVYRVAGMIDNRLAAVRKGIPDYYEAYQQGIEDYSIECAVAKVFCSDVLALVVDEVVQIFGGYGYTQEYPAERYYRDERINRIFEGTNEINRMLIPGTLLRRAMKGEIPLQEEVMKAVGRLSAVAGEAPSGPFGAEKALLRNLKDAFLVLAGVAVQRFGGKVKDEQETLIALADVAIGVFAIESAVLRAGRIAASGNASRAELAAAAVKTFTFPASEAAISAARRAAFYVGDGNTLQMLLSGIRRATRYDASGLLDAKHKLAAAALESERYPF, encoded by the coding sequence ATGACGACCGGTGAGAAGATTCTGCACGGCGGTGGGTACCTGATCGAGGACGCAACCCCGGAGACCGTGTTCACCCCCGAGGATTTCAGCGAGGAGCAGCTTCAGCTCGCCGACACCACGGACCAGTTCCTCCGCGAAAAGGTCCTCCCCCACGTGGAGAAGCTGGAGAACCACGACTTCGAACTGATGGTCAAGCTCCTGCGTCAGTTCGGGGAACTGGGCCTCCTGATGATCGACGCTCCCGAGGAGTACGGGGGGCTCGATCTCCCGAAAACCACGAGCATGCTGGCGGCGGAGAAGGCGTCCATCTACGGCGGCTTCTCCGTGGCGTACACCGCGCACTCGGGGATCGGCACCCTGCCCCTCGTCTATTACGGGACGAAGGAGCAGAAGGAGAGGTACCTCGGGAAGATCATCACCGGAGAGTGGCTGGCCGCCTACTGCCTCACGGAGCCCGACTCCGGGAGCGACGCCCTTGGCGCCAAGGCGACCGCGACCCTCACGCCGGACGGGAAGCACTATCTCCTGAACGGCACCAAGCAGTTCATCACGAACGGGAGTTTCGCCGATCTCTACACGGTTTTCGCCAAGATCGACCGGCAGCAGTTCACCGCGTTCCTGGTCGAGCGCACCTTCGAGGGGGTGAAGCCCGGTCCTCAGGAGAAAAAACTCGGGATCCGCGGCTCCTCGACGACCTCGTTGATCCTCGAGGACGCGAAGGTCCCGGTGGAAAACGTGCTCGGCGAGATCGGCAAGGGACACAAGATCGCCTTCAACGTGCTGAATGTCGGGCGCCTGAAGCTTGGCGCCTGCGTCACCGGCGCCGGGAAATTCGCCTTCGCGGACGGGGTGCGGTACGCGAACCTGCGCAAGCAGTTCGGCGTCACGATCGGGACGTTCGGCGCCATCCGGGAGAAGATCGCCGACACCGCGGCGGCGCTGTTCACCTCCGAAGCCCTTGTGTATCGCGTGGCCGGGATGATCGACAACCGCCTGGCCGCCGTCCGGAAGGGGATCCCCGATTACTATGAGGCGTACCAGCAGGGGATCGAGGATTACTCCATCGAGTGCGCCGTCGCGAAGGTCTTCTGCAGCGATGTCCTTGCGCTGGTGGTGGACGAGGTCGTCCAGATCTTCGGTGGATACGGCTACACGCAGGAGTACCCCGCAGAGCGCTATTACCGCGACGAGCGGATCAACCGGATCTTCGAGGGGACGAACGAGATCAACCGGATGCTCATTCCCGGGACGCTGCTGCGCCGGGCGATGAAGGGGGAGATTCCGCTGCAGGAGGAGGTGATGAAGGCGGTGGGACGCCTCTCCGCCGTTGCGGGGGAAGCGCCGTCCGGGCCGTTCGGGGCGGAGAAGGCGCTGCTGCGCAACCTGAAGGACGCCTTCCTCGTGCTGGCGGGCGTGGCCGTGCAGCGGTTCGGGGGGAAGGTGAAGGACGAGCAGGAAACGCTGATCGCCCTCGCGGACGTGGCGATCGGCGTCTTCGCGATCGAAAGCGCGGTGCTCCGGGCCGGTAGGATCGCCGCCTCGGGAAACGCTTCGCGCGCGGAGCTCGCCGCCGCTGCCGTCAAGACGTTCACGTTCCCGGCGTCCGAGGCTGCGATCAGCGCGGCGCGGCGCGCGGCGTTCTACGTCGGCGATGGGAACACGCTGCAGATGCTCCTCTCCGGGATCCGGCGGGCGACCCGGTACGACGCCTCCGGCCTCCTCGACGCGAAGCACAAGCTCGCGGCCGCGGCCCTCGAATCGGAGCGCTACCCGTTCTAA
- a CDS encoding homocysteine synthase translates to MPPTLKPETIALHGGQKPDPTTNSRAVPIYQTTSYVFNDTAHAARLFGLQEFGNIYTRIMNPTTDVFEQRVAQLEGGTGALAMASGQAAETLALLNIARAGDEILSSASLYGGTYNLFHYTFPKMGIDVKIVDPKDPESFRKALTKKTKAIFAESVGNPKLDTLDFAAISKIAHDAGIPLVVDNTMPSPFLLRPFDHGADIVIHSATKFIGGHGTSIGGIVVDSGKFDWGNGNFPEFTAPDPSYHGLKFWEVFGNFPGLGNVAFIIKLRVQLLRDLGPALSPFNAFQFLLGLETLHLRMERHSANALAVGKFLEKHPNVSWVNYPGLPSHPSHALAKRYHYRGLYGAILGFGIKGGVASGKKFIESLKLFSHLANIGDAKSLVIHPASTTHQQLTPAEQLATGVTDDFVRLSVGIEHVDDIIADLDQALRKS, encoded by the coding sequence ATGCCCCCTACGCTCAAGCCGGAAACGATCGCCCTTCACGGAGGGCAGAAACCCGACCCGACGACCAACTCCCGGGCGGTGCCGATCTACCAGACCACTTCGTACGTCTTCAACGATACCGCGCACGCGGCGAGGCTCTTCGGGCTGCAGGAGTTCGGGAACATCTACACCCGGATCATGAACCCGACGACCGACGTGTTCGAGCAGCGGGTCGCACAGCTGGAAGGGGGCACCGGTGCGCTTGCGATGGCATCCGGCCAGGCGGCGGAGACGCTCGCCCTGCTGAACATCGCTCGCGCGGGGGACGAGATCCTTTCATCGGCCTCTCTCTACGGGGGGACGTACAACCTGTTCCACTACACCTTCCCGAAGATGGGGATCGATGTGAAGATCGTCGACCCGAAGGACCCGGAGAGCTTCCGGAAGGCGCTCACGAAGAAGACGAAGGCGATCTTCGCGGAAAGCGTGGGCAACCCCAAGCTCGACACGCTCGACTTCGCCGCGATCTCGAAGATCGCGCACGACGCGGGGATCCCTCTGGTGGTGGACAACACGATGCCGTCCCCCTTCCTGCTGCGTCCCTTCGATCACGGGGCGGACATCGTGATCCACTCCGCCACCAAGTTCATCGGCGGCCATGGTACTTCGATCGGCGGCATCGTCGTCGACTCCGGAAAGTTCGACTGGGGGAACGGGAACTTCCCCGAGTTCACCGCACCCGACCCGTCGTACCACGGGCTGAAATTCTGGGAGGTCTTCGGGAATTTTCCGGGTCTCGGGAACGTCGCGTTCATCATCAAGCTGCGGGTCCAGCTGCTGCGCGATCTCGGGCCGGCGCTGTCGCCCTTCAATGCTTTCCAGTTCCTGCTGGGGCTGGAGACGCTCCACCTGCGGATGGAGCGGCACAGCGCGAACGCCCTGGCCGTGGGGAAGTTCCTCGAGAAGCATCCCAACGTCTCCTGGGTCAACTACCCGGGGCTGCCAAGCCACCCCTCGCACGCCCTGGCGAAGAGGTACCATTATCGCGGACTGTACGGCGCGATCCTCGGGTTCGGCATCAAGGGCGGCGTCGCGTCGGGAAAGAAGTTCATCGAGAGCCTCAAGCTCTTCTCCCACCTGGCGAACATCGGCGACGCGAAGAGCCTCGTGATCCACCCGGCGTCCACGACGCACCAGCAGCTCACCCCGGCGGAGCAACTGGCCACCGGCGTCACGGACGACTTCGTCCGTCTCTCGGTCGGGATCGAACACGTCGACGACATCATCGCGGACCTGGACCAGGCGCTTCGCAAGAGCTGA